The following coding sequences are from one Vibrio syngnathi window:
- a CDS encoding diguanylate cyclase domain-containing protein: MSVVLKVAKRIGRVLSINDVLARWGGEEFVLLLTGTQYPDEQLKSA, from the coding sequence GTGTCGGTTGTCTTGAAGGTTGCTAAGCGTATAGGGAGAGTGCTATCAATAAACGATGTGTTGGCTCGATGGGGTGGGGAAGAGTTCGTTTTACTGCTTACTGGTACCCAATATCCAGACGAACAATTGAAATCAGCTTAG
- a CDS encoding LysR family transcriptional regulator — MLESKPLRHFLAVAQFGNFTQAAKALHIAQPALSISIKKLEQMLELILFRRGDKSVTLTEEGKVLFEHAKRIAQQFDDAQLAMNELKGLEKGEVRLGAPSMMGSYFFPQVVMAFKSQYPNLKLTLIDAGTESIREMLLNGELDIGVINHENVPDAFETDHLLSSDMVAVVGKEHPLAQQPSMTFEEFFAQELVMFKSGYFHRDFIDATCKKYNLDMTIAFETNLLPMILSIVKREFAITALLSLVTEYEEDVVGVPFKDPVKLNLSLAWRKEGYLSKADRTFIDFVKRYV, encoded by the coding sequence ATGCTTGAATCAAAACCACTTCGACATTTTCTGGCTGTCGCGCAGTTTGGTAACTTCACTCAGGCCGCTAAAGCGCTGCATATCGCGCAGCCTGCATTGAGTATCTCCATTAAAAAACTAGAACAAATGCTTGAGTTGATTCTATTTCGTCGCGGAGATAAATCCGTCACCTTAACGGAAGAGGGAAAGGTATTGTTTGAGCATGCCAAGCGAATCGCCCAACAGTTCGATGATGCTCAACTCGCGATGAATGAGTTAAAGGGTTTAGAAAAAGGTGAGGTGCGATTAGGTGCTCCAAGCATGATGGGCAGCTACTTTTTCCCGCAAGTTGTTATGGCATTTAAAAGCCAATACCCAAACCTTAAGTTGACCTTGATTGATGCGGGTACTGAATCGATTAGGGAGATGCTATTAAACGGCGAACTCGATATTGGCGTAATCAACCATGAAAATGTCCCGGATGCTTTCGAAACCGACCACTTGTTGAGTTCTGATATGGTCGCCGTTGTCGGTAAGGAGCATCCGTTAGCACAGCAGCCTTCGATGACCTTTGAAGAATTCTTTGCTCAAGAGCTGGTCATGTTTAAATCGGGTTATTTCCACCGCGACTTCATCGATGCGACCTGCAAAAAATACAACCTCGATATGACCATAGCCTTTGAAACCAATTTATTGCCAATGATTCTTTCTATCGTAAAACGAGAGTTTGCCATTACTGCGCTACTGAGTTTGGTCACAGAATATGAAGAAGACGTCGTGGGGGTGCCATTTAAAGATCCTGTAAAACTGAATCTATCTTTGGCTTGGAGAAAGGAAGGGTACTTGTCGAAGGCAGACCGAACCTTTATTGATTTCGTTAAGCGCTACGTGTGA
- a CDS encoding integrase domain-containing protein: protein MAKKVQPLTATQIKQAKPKEKEYNLGDGDGLSLKIKPIGTKLWRFSYYHPISRKRLNLALGKYPDISLAKARTKAIEARELLADGIDPKEHRDNTLRTKQLELSNTLQAVFDDWIEVKKTSVKEQTAKKLKQRIEKYLLPDLGKFPLGDITAPQAIKTIKPIANQGKLETVGRLCRNLNEIMTFAVNTGVIEHNKLAGIGKAFETAKVTNQASLTPDELPELLKTINYASIKPITRCLLEWQLHTMTRPAETAGARWDEIDRENMLWIIPAERMKKGRVHTVPLTKQTLDLLETIDFITGDSEFLFPADKSNNNHINKETANKALVRMGMKGRQTSHGLRALASTTLNEQNFDPDIIEAALSHVDRDKVRSAYNRTDYLERRKVLMAWWSDHIEEAAKGSLSMSGKKSLKVVG, encoded by the coding sequence ATGGCGAAAAAGGTACAGCCTTTAACGGCTACTCAAATCAAACAAGCAAAGCCTAAAGAGAAAGAATATAATTTGGGTGACGGTGATGGATTATCATTGAAGATTAAGCCTATAGGAACAAAACTATGGCGTTTTTCTTATTATCACCCTATCTCACGAAAGCGCTTGAACCTAGCCTTAGGTAAGTACCCTGATATCTCCCTAGCCAAAGCAAGAACTAAAGCGATTGAGGCAAGAGAGCTTCTTGCAGACGGTATTGATCCTAAAGAGCATCGTGATAATACGCTTAGAACAAAGCAGCTCGAGCTATCAAACACATTGCAAGCAGTATTTGATGACTGGATTGAAGTTAAGAAAACAAGCGTCAAAGAGCAAACGGCTAAGAAATTAAAGCAACGTATTGAGAAGTACCTCTTACCTGACCTAGGTAAGTTTCCTCTTGGTGATATAACAGCCCCTCAAGCGATCAAAACAATTAAACCCATTGCGAACCAAGGTAAATTAGAAACAGTAGGGCGCTTGTGTCGCAACCTCAATGAGATAATGACCTTTGCAGTAAATACTGGTGTGATTGAGCACAACAAGCTCGCAGGCATTGGTAAAGCCTTTGAAACAGCTAAGGTGACCAATCAAGCTTCGTTAACTCCTGATGAACTTCCTGAACTCCTCAAAACAATCAACTACGCGTCAATTAAACCTATCACTCGCTGCTTGCTAGAATGGCAACTTCACACCATGACAAGACCTGCTGAAACGGCCGGGGCACGTTGGGATGAAATTGATAGAGAAAATATGCTTTGGATCATTCCTGCTGAACGAATGAAAAAGGGAAGAGTACACACTGTTCCTTTAACAAAACAAACTTTAGACCTATTAGAAACGATTGATTTCATTACAGGGGATAGTGAATTCCTTTTCCCGGCAGACAAAAGTAACAACAATCACATCAACAAAGAGACTGCAAATAAAGCATTAGTAAGAATGGGCATGAAGGGCAGGCAAACTTCTCACGGTTTACGCGCATTAGCCAGTACCACTCTAAATGAACAGAATTTTGATCCAGACATTATTGAAGCTGCACTTTCTCATGTAGATAGAGATAAGGTAAGAAGCGCATACAACCGTACTGATTACCTTGAACGTCGTAAAGTTCTCATGGCGTGGTGGAGTGATCACATTGAAGAAGCTGCAAAGGGAAGCTTGTCGATGAGTGGTAAGAAGAGCCTTAAGGTTGTGGGTTAA
- the metA gene encoding homoserine O-acetyltransferase MetA, with amino-acid sequence MPIRIPDQLPASDVLREENIFIMPLSRASTQEIRPLRVLILNLMPKKIETETQFLRLLSNSPLQVDVELLRIDDRPSKNTPTEHLDNFYRQFEMVKGRNFDGLIITGAPLGLVQFEDVIYWDHLKTIMEWANKHVTSTLYVCWAAQAGLKLLYDLPKRTRKDKLSGVYNHEIHNPYHPILRGFDDTFLAPHSRYADFSQEYLAEHTDLDVLATSDVAGVYLAATKDKRNVFVTGHPEYDSHTLHNEYIRDLGEGMEPVIPINYYPNNNPDNKPVASWRSHGHLLFSNWLNYCVYQQTPYDLDHFSEDNFTKDD; translated from the coding sequence TTGCCTATTCGCATTCCAGACCAATTGCCAGCATCTGATGTTCTTCGTGAAGAAAACATCTTTATTATGCCGTTATCAAGAGCATCGACACAGGAAATTCGTCCACTTCGAGTCTTGATCCTCAACCTGATGCCGAAGAAGATTGAAACTGAAACTCAATTCTTACGCCTACTATCGAATAGCCCATTGCAAGTCGATGTAGAGCTGCTGCGTATTGATGACCGTCCAAGCAAAAATACACCAACAGAACACCTTGATAACTTCTATCGCCAATTTGAAATGGTCAAAGGGAGAAACTTTGATGGATTGATCATCACTGGCGCGCCACTTGGCTTGGTTCAATTTGAAGACGTTATCTACTGGGATCATCTAAAAACCATCATGGAATGGGCAAACAAGCATGTGACCTCAACCTTGTATGTGTGTTGGGCAGCTCAAGCTGGCTTAAAGCTCTTGTATGATTTACCAAAGCGTACTCGTAAAGATAAGCTTTCTGGAGTTTACAACCACGAGATCCATAACCCGTACCACCCAATTTTACGTGGCTTCGACGATACCTTCTTGGCACCGCACTCTCGCTATGCTGATTTCTCTCAGGAATACTTAGCCGAGCATACTGACCTTGATGTTCTTGCGACTTCTGATGTGGCGGGCGTATACCTAGCAGCGACTAAAGATAAGCGAAACGTGTTTGTAACCGGTCACCCGGAATACGACTCGCATACACTTCACAACGAATACATTCGTGATTTAGGTGAAGGCATGGAGCCAGTGATACCAATCAACTACTACCCGAACAACAATCCAGACAACAAGCCTGTTGCAAGCTGGCGTAGTCATGGACACTTGTTGTTCTCTAACTGGTTAAACTACTGCGTTTACCAACAAACGCCTTACGATCTGGATCATTTCAGCGAAGACAACTTTACCAAAGACGATTAA
- a CDS encoding ATP-binding protein — MKLILIRGLPGSGKSTKAKTYDALHVEADMYYVKEQGEYCFDPRQLQQAHEWCQNTTENGLKQGLDVVVSNTFIKHWEMKAYRQLARKYKAELIIEVCREQYGSIHDIEPSVIKRMAKDWQE, encoded by the coding sequence ATGAAGTTAATACTCATTCGAGGGCTACCTGGCTCGGGTAAATCAACAAAAGCAAAGACCTACGATGCATTACATGTCGAAGCGGATATGTATTACGTGAAGGAACAAGGTGAGTACTGTTTTGATCCTAGGCAATTGCAGCAAGCGCATGAGTGGTGTCAGAACACGACGGAAAATGGCCTAAAGCAAGGGCTAGATGTTGTTGTTTCGAATACCTTTATTAAGCATTGGGAAATGAAGGCTTACCGCCAACTTGCGCGTAAATACAAAGCAGAATTGATTATCGAAGTGTGCCGAGAGCAATATGGCAGTATTCACGACATCGAACCGTCTGTGATTAAGCGTATGGCGAAAGACTGGCAAGAATAG
- a CDS encoding DUF1415 domain-containing protein has protein sequence MSNTQGSDLQTIHDQVKQWLDDVVIGLNLCPFAAKPQRNKQIKIFVSEANTEEALLGDIMTHFVELDNTPVAELETTLVVVPNMLQDFFDYNMFIDWIEALIKQEGWEGVYQVATFHPDYCFGGADPEDDENLTNRSPYPVYHLIREASMEKVLKHYPNPEAIPDTNIARVESLTPEERRKLFPYLFS, from the coding sequence ATGTCGAACACTCAAGGCTCAGATCTTCAAACCATCCATGACCAAGTAAAACAGTGGTTAGACGATGTCGTTATTGGCCTAAACCTGTGTCCATTCGCAGCCAAGCCACAACGTAATAAACAGATTAAGATCTTTGTGAGTGAAGCGAATACGGAAGAAGCGTTATTGGGAGACATCATGACGCATTTTGTAGAGTTAGATAACACGCCAGTCGCGGAATTAGAGACGACGTTGGTGGTTGTACCTAACATGCTGCAAGATTTCTTCGACTACAACATGTTCATTGATTGGATTGAAGCCTTGATCAAGCAAGAAGGTTGGGAAGGCGTTTACCAAGTGGCAACTTTCCACCCAGACTATTGCTTTGGTGGTGCGGATCCAGAAGACGATGAAAACCTAACAAACCGCTCTCCGTACCCGGTTTACCATTTGATTCGTGAAGCGAGTATGGAAAAGGTGTTAAAGCACTACCCTAATCCTGAAGCGATTCCTGATACCAACATCGCGAGAGTTGAATCTTTAACACCCGAAGAGCGTCGTAAGT
- a CDS encoding YgjP-like metallopeptidase domain-containing protein → MHPSLRYIQGYPKHILDPVTQLVESGKLVPWFEARYPKNHEIKSEKALFDYAIEIKNRYMKKTPPISKVIYDGKIHLINNALGLHSYVAKNHGGKIKSKNEIRIASVFKNAPEPLLRMLVVHELAHIKEKEHDKAFYQLCCHMEPEYHQLELDARLFMMYLDLKK, encoded by the coding sequence ATGCATCCTTCTTTACGCTATATCCAAGGCTACCCGAAGCACATACTCGACCCGGTAACTCAACTTGTTGAATCGGGGAAATTGGTGCCGTGGTTTGAAGCTCGCTACCCAAAGAATCATGAAATAAAAAGCGAGAAAGCCCTGTTTGACTATGCGATTGAGATTAAAAATCGCTATATGAAAAAAACACCACCGATCAGTAAAGTGATTTATGACGGCAAGATACACCTAATTAATAATGCATTAGGTCTGCACTCTTACGTGGCGAAGAATCACGGTGGAAAAATCAAATCGAAGAATGAGATTCGTATCGCCAGTGTTTTTAAAAATGCACCAGAACCTTTGCTGAGAATGCTGGTGGTACACGAACTGGCGCACATCAAAGAGAAAGAGCACGACAAAGCCTTTTACCAACTATGCTGTCACATGGAACCGGAATATCATCAACTTGAGTTGGATGCCCGTTTATTCATGATGTATTTAGATTTAAAGAAGTAG
- a CDS encoding M20/M25/M40 family metallo-hydrolase: MTQINEQRLVEHFCDLVKIDSESRNEKAIAEALAEQLGELGFEVHKLTVPEEVSNGFNIYARLDGTLPGSTVFSCHMDTVTPGIGIEPIIEDGIIRSKGNTILGGDDKSGIAAIMEAVRVIKAEGKEHKTIEIAFTVFEEGGLFGSLNFDMSYIQSEHAIVLDTGGPIGTIVNAAPGQQKIVANIKGRPAHAGLAPEEGISAIQVAADAITKMNLLRIDEETTANVGIVEGGLATNIVMPELKVVAEARSLNGEKLTAQVEHMISTFQESAKQFGAEVEIESTRAYDAFVIADDHPHILSIKSAFEKLGVTANTKRTGGGSDANNFNAKGLTTVNLSTGMAKVHTTEEYIAVKDMVAITEFVVAYVTQ; encoded by the coding sequence ATGACCCAAATTAATGAACAACGTCTTGTAGAACATTTCTGCGATCTAGTGAAAATTGATAGTGAATCTCGTAACGAAAAAGCGATTGCTGAAGCTTTGGCTGAGCAACTCGGTGAACTGGGTTTTGAAGTTCACAAACTGACGGTTCCTGAAGAAGTGTCTAACGGTTTCAACATCTACGCTCGTCTAGATGGCACTCTTCCAGGTAGCACAGTGTTCAGCTGCCACATGGACACAGTAACGCCAGGTATCGGCATTGAGCCAATCATCGAAGACGGTATCATACGTTCAAAAGGCAACACTATTCTAGGTGGCGACGACAAGTCTGGTATCGCAGCTATCATGGAAGCAGTTCGCGTAATTAAAGCGGAAGGCAAAGAACACAAAACTATTGAGATTGCATTTACTGTATTCGAAGAAGGCGGTCTGTTCGGTTCTTTGAACTTTGATATGTCTTACATTCAATCTGAGCACGCTATCGTTCTAGATACAGGCGGTCCAATTGGCACCATCGTCAATGCGGCACCGGGTCAGCAGAAGATTGTTGCCAACATCAAAGGTCGCCCTGCTCACGCAGGTTTAGCACCAGAAGAAGGCATCAGCGCAATTCAAGTGGCTGCAGACGCAATCACTAAGATGAATCTACTTCGTATCGATGAAGAAACTACGGCAAACGTCGGTATTGTTGAAGGCGGTCTAGCGACTAACATCGTAATGCCAGAGCTTAAAGTCGTGGCTGAAGCTCGCTCTCTAAACGGCGAAAAGCTAACAGCTCAAGTTGAGCACATGATCTCTACATTCCAAGAGAGTGCAAAACAGTTCGGCGCTGAAGTAGAAATCGAATCTACTCGTGCTTACGATGCATTCGTTATCGCAGACGATCACCCGCACATTCTTTCTATTAAATCCGCATTCGAGAAGCTTGGCGTAACGGCGAACACCAAACGCACTGGTGGCGGTAGTGATGCGAACAACTTCAACGCAAAAGGTCTAACAACGGTTAACCTTTCTACAGGTATGGCGAAAGTTCACACCACTGAAGAGTACATTGCAGTGAAAGACATGGTCGCAATCACTGAGTTTGTTGTGGCTTACGTGACGCAATAA
- a CDS encoding DUF2726 domain-containing protein — protein sequence MTNIFIVVIVLVVFFYFIQNYLVKNDDTKDHAYQKKGSLMSAQQATFYNALKSAVGNHGEVFAKVSMSNVVIPAKANNKKNWFIANNKISRSYFDFVVCDPRTLEPRVIIELDNGKELNKGKVDREKLLMHVCKSAGLPLIGASIKHSYQVSRLKRLLAAHIDLIEPSKEVRFCKKCSSPMIIKLASHGDYKGRRFFTCSRQPNCTYTENYNVVFDMDDDSN from the coding sequence ATGACTAATATCTTTATCGTTGTAATTGTTCTAGTTGTGTTCTTTTACTTTATTCAAAACTATCTAGTAAAAAATGATGACACCAAAGATCATGCTTATCAGAAGAAAGGCTCGTTAATGTCGGCGCAACAAGCGACATTCTATAACGCGCTTAAATCTGCTGTGGGTAACCATGGGGAAGTATTTGCTAAAGTGAGCATGTCTAACGTTGTTATCCCTGCTAAGGCAAATAATAAAAAGAATTGGTTTATCGCGAACAACAAAATATCACGTAGTTATTTTGACTTTGTAGTGTGCGACCCTCGAACGTTAGAGCCACGCGTAATCATCGAATTGGACAATGGGAAAGAGCTTAATAAAGGAAAGGTTGATCGCGAGAAGCTATTGATGCACGTTTGTAAATCGGCAGGCCTTCCACTTATTGGCGCTTCAATTAAGCACAGTTATCAAGTGAGCCGTTTGAAGAGGTTACTGGCAGCACACATTGATTTGATCGAGCCATCTAAAGAAGTTCGATTCTGTAAGAAATGTAGCAGCCCTATGATCATCAAACTGGCAAGCCATGGCGACTATAAAGGCCGACGCTTCTTCACATGTAGCCGTCAACCTAACTGTACTTATACCGAGAACTACAATGTCGTGTTCGACATGGACGATGATTCTAACTAA
- a CDS encoding DUF3859 domain-containing protein — MAKRSVVVDMTSYGIYSTWDSKSKDLPKIQEFTTIVDAEIDVEFGYILNIKKAKGEKIRYCIYHPNITTDTGEVLEPFDGEEHVGNNDWDFYLGDTIWAPVSNKLGKWRMTVELKGNIIADKTFDLVAKDEGQFWKRRGF, encoded by the coding sequence ATGGCAAAGCGCTCTGTTGTGGTCGATATGACTTCTTATGGTATTTATTCCACATGGGATTCTAAATCTAAAGACCTTCCAAAAATCCAAGAGTTCACCACTATTGTTGATGCTGAAATCGACGTGGAATTTGGCTATATCCTGAATATCAAAAAAGCCAAAGGTGAAAAGATCCGCTACTGCATCTATCACCCGAACATCACCACCGACACTGGCGAAGTGCTCGAACCGTTCGATGGTGAAGAGCATGTCGGTAACAACGACTGGGATTTCTACTTAGGTGACACCATCTGGGCGCCAGTCTCAAATAAGCTTGGTAAATGGCGCATGACGGTCGAGCTAAAAGGCAACATCATTGCCGATAAGACATTCGACCTTGTTGCAAAAGACGAAGGCCAATTTTGGAAGCGTAGGGGTTTTTAG
- a CDS encoding glutaredoxin family protein, with protein MKRVVLYVADKCPHCKDAQRYLDSKKIVYRLTNAKMQRGRKELQAMGARSIPVLKIGDQVMVGWNQKNFDKMYNSKST; from the coding sequence ATGAAACGTGTTGTATTGTACGTCGCAGACAAATGCCCGCACTGTAAAGATGCACAGCGCTATTTGGATTCAAAGAAAATTGTTTACCGCCTAACGAATGCAAAGATGCAGCGTGGCCGTAAAGAGTTACAAGCGATGGGGGCTCGCTCTATCCCCGTACTTAAAATCGGCGACCAGGTGATGGTCGGCTGGAATCAGAAGAACTTCGATAAGATGTATAACTCAAAGAGTACCTAA
- the pilW gene encoding type IV pilus biogenesis/stability protein PilW: protein MPNKSLSPKSTLISHLTLLASVSLVGCVSVTEGPPKMESDPIAMSQSRIELGLGYMGQGNMVKARENLELAIKHAPSYYRAQLSMAHYYEQVGEVDEARTTYRKALSLDSRNGNVLNNYGTFLCKQGEYEQADIYFNRAIDQPYYYLVSASYENAAFCAFKAGNTDQAKYYFTRAIDHDPNRAKSILQLSKIEVSNADYNDARLRLFKFHQRYGYQIPSLQILIELERKAGNSALEKKYQSKLDELLSA, encoded by the coding sequence ATGCCTAACAAGTCGCTATCACCAAAATCCACCCTGATATCTCATCTCACGCTACTCGCCTCTGTTTCTCTGGTAGGTTGTGTTTCTGTAACCGAAGGGCCACCAAAAATGGAAAGTGACCCAATTGCGATGTCTCAATCACGTATAGAATTGGGGTTGGGCTACATGGGACAAGGTAATATGGTCAAAGCACGTGAAAATCTAGAGCTCGCTATCAAACACGCTCCTAGTTATTACCGCGCCCAACTTTCGATGGCACATTACTACGAACAAGTTGGCGAAGTAGATGAAGCAAGAACCACTTACCGCAAAGCACTCAGTCTCGATTCAAGAAACGGCAATGTATTGAATAACTACGGTACGTTCTTGTGTAAACAAGGCGAATACGAGCAAGCTGATATATACTTCAACCGCGCAATTGACCAACCCTATTATTATCTAGTATCTGCCAGTTATGAGAATGCGGCTTTTTGCGCGTTTAAAGCTGGTAATACTGACCAAGCAAAATACTACTTCACACGTGCTATTGACCACGACCCGAATCGCGCAAAATCAATACTACAGCTATCAAAAATTGAAGTGAGTAACGCCGATTACAACGACGCTAGGCTTCGCTTATTCAAATTCCACCAGCGTTATGGCTACCAAATTCCATCACTTCAAATTTTAATTGAACTCGAAAGAAAAGCAGGAAATAGTGCACTAGAAAAGAAATATCAGAGTAAGTTAGATGAGTTGCTTTCTGCTTAG
- a CDS encoding MFS transporter: protein MFDKGSPQYKRITQSLAIGSFIIFCNLYLFQPILPHMAEHFQVSETQINWLFAATTLGLSISLVPWAIASETFGRKPIILFSLFAIPLIGLSMVFTTTLLQLVIVRAFMGIAVAAFAGVAVAYMVEELSPKAFAVAIGGYIAANSLGGIFGRVLGGLITDYFDWHATVLFFVVGSLLGALYIAYSLPDQQNFKPQKGLFFHHNRSVVMHLRNRTLWLAMLIGGANFALFVNLYSVMGFRLVSAPHSVPVGLASLIFLCYLAGTVTSKLSNKWTLRFDPLNGILMGVCISLIGMLVSAVDKVPFMLAGLLLISGGAFFAHTLAYSWVSQKAPSAKATATALYLVHYYIGGSLGGFLLLYCWQLFGWNGVIAGGSIFYVAIFAWVYQLKQLQVSASKLAQA from the coding sequence ATGTTTGATAAAGGCAGCCCTCAATACAAACGAATCACCCAATCATTGGCGATTGGTTCGTTCATCATTTTCTGTAACCTTTATCTCTTTCAGCCTATCTTGCCGCACATGGCCGAGCACTTCCAAGTATCTGAAACTCAAATCAACTGGCTGTTTGCCGCGACAACACTTGGGCTTTCCATCAGTTTGGTGCCTTGGGCAATCGCATCTGAAACCTTTGGCCGAAAGCCCATCATTCTGTTCAGTCTGTTCGCTATTCCTTTGATTGGATTGAGCATGGTGTTCACGACCACTCTACTACAACTTGTTATTGTCAGAGCATTCATGGGGATCGCCGTTGCTGCTTTTGCAGGCGTGGCGGTTGCCTATATGGTCGAAGAGTTATCTCCCAAAGCATTCGCAGTCGCGATCGGCGGTTATATTGCGGCTAACTCATTAGGTGGCATCTTCGGTCGTGTATTGGGTGGCTTGATTACGGACTATTTCGACTGGCATGCAACAGTTCTGTTTTTCGTTGTCGGCTCTTTGCTTGGCGCACTCTATATTGCGTATAGTCTGCCTGACCAGCAAAACTTCAAACCACAGAAAGGGCTGTTCTTTCATCATAACCGCTCGGTAGTGATGCATTTAAGAAACCGTACCTTGTGGCTCGCGATGTTGATTGGTGGCGCTAACTTTGCCCTGTTCGTTAACTTGTATTCAGTAATGGGCTTCAGGCTAGTATCTGCGCCTCACTCGGTACCCGTTGGTTTAGCTTCGCTGATATTCCTATGTTACTTGGCCGGTACGGTAACCTCTAAGCTCTCCAACAAATGGACACTTCGCTTTGATCCGTTAAACGGTATATTGATGGGCGTTTGTATCAGCTTAATTGGTATGTTGGTTTCTGCCGTCGACAAAGTCCCGTTCATGCTAGCTGGGTTGTTATTGATCAGTGGCGGCGCATTCTTCGCCCATACCTTAGCCTATTCTTGGGTAAGTCAAAAAGCACCAAGCGCGAAAGCAACGGCAACCGCACTTTACTTAGTCCACTATTACATAGGCGGGAGCTTAGGTGGTTTCTTACTCTTATATTGCTGGCAGTTGTTCGGTTGGAATGGTGTTATCGCCGGTGGTTCTATCTTCTATGTTGCGATATTTGCTTGGGTCTATCAGTTGAAACAGCTTCAAGTCTCAGCCTCTAAACTTGCACAAGCATAA
- the rlmF gene encoding 23S rRNA (adenine(1618)-N(6))-methyltransferase RlmF: MSQSQNRTTLSLSKNSTSAAKTKDNQANEGNRTQGNSTQGNRKQGDVKPSSDKRISSKNTSDKNRKSTASKGAGKNKAKRPFVKDSKGKPGANKGPSNKASFNKTAFNKNAAQKRRSTEKPQGGLHPRNQHTGRYDFELLVAALPELKEHLIKNPAGEDTVNFSDPLAVKLLNKALLAHHYGVKHWDIPAGYLCPPIPGRADYIHRVADILNSDGQGEPYNHASVKALDIGVGANCIYPIIGATEYKWRCTGTDVDSVSIKTANFIAESNANLKGKIRARLQADSESIFKGVIKDNERYDVTICNPPFHSSLEEAEKGSQRKLDNLAANRAKKAGKSFKPEMNKKPVKLDKSTTQNKPIKQEKPTLNFGGQKSELWCPGGEAAFIMKMARESQLFATQVLWFTTLISKKDNVDMIRSELGKLRAKQVKVVEMSQGQKVSRFIAWTFMDDDQRQEWIALK, from the coding sequence ATGAGCCAATCACAAAATAGAACGACGCTAAGCCTGTCGAAAAACAGTACCTCCGCGGCAAAAACAAAAGATAACCAAGCTAACGAAGGTAACCGTACTCAAGGTAATAGTACGCAAGGTAACCGCAAGCAAGGTGATGTTAAGCCAAGCAGCGACAAGCGTATTTCTTCAAAGAACACATCAGATAAAAACCGAAAGAGTACGGCTTCAAAAGGCGCTGGTAAAAACAAAGCAAAGCGACCTTTTGTAAAAGATAGCAAAGGCAAGCCGGGCGCGAATAAAGGGCCATCGAATAAGGCATCTTTCAATAAAACTGCATTTAACAAGAATGCAGCACAGAAAAGACGTTCGACTGAGAAGCCTCAAGGTGGATTACACCCAAGAAACCAACACACAGGTCGCTACGACTTTGAGTTATTGGTTGCAGCCTTGCCTGAGCTAAAAGAACATCTGATCAAGAACCCGGCGGGCGAAGACACCGTTAATTTCTCTGATCCACTGGCCGTTAAGTTACTTAACAAAGCTTTACTGGCGCATCACTATGGCGTTAAGCATTGGGATATTCCTGCTGGTTACTTGTGTCCGCCAATTCCTGGCCGTGCAGACTACATTCACAGAGTGGCAGACATCCTTAATAGCGATGGCCAAGGTGAACCTTATAACCACGCGTCTGTGAAAGCATTAGATATCGGTGTGGGTGCAAACTGTATCTACCCAATTATTGGTGCGACAGAATATAAGTGGCGCTGCACGGGAACTGATGTCGATTCAGTATCTATCAAAACAGCAAACTTCATTGCTGAAAGTAACGCTAATCTAAAAGGTAAGATCCGAGCTCGTCTACAAGCGGATTCTGAATCTATCTTTAAGGGCGTGATTAAGGATAATGAACGTTACGATGTCACTATTTGTAACCCTCCATTCCATAGTTCTCTAGAAGAGGCGGAAAAGGGATCACAACGCAAACTAGATAATCTAGCGGCAAACCGAGCTAAGAAAGCGGGCAAGTCATTCAAGCCAGAGATGAATAAGAAGCCAGTTAAGTTAGATAAATCAACTACGCAAAATAAACCAATTAAGCAAGAGAAACCGACCTTAAACTTTGGTGGCCAAAAATCTGAACTTTGGTGTCCGGGTGGCGAAGCTGCTTTCATTATGAAAATGGCGAGAGAGAGCCAGCTTTTTGCTACTCAAGTATTGTGGTTTACGACATTGATTTCTAAGAAAGACAACGTTGATATGATTCGTTCAGAATTGGGTAAGCTACGAGCTAAACAAGTAAAAGTGGTTGAGATGTCGCAAGGCCAGAAGGTGAGTCGCTTTATCGCATGGACCTTTATGGACGACGATCAAAGACAAGAGTGGATTGCGCTAAAATAG